A window from Nitrospira sp. ND1 encodes these proteins:
- a CDS encoding DUF4396 domain-containing protein — protein sequence MAHHHSATITVPRHAEPRGHDHHTNGHDCVQAHGDHRGRHQPHEHQEANHQASSLDRTALMATLHCLSGCTIGEVLGMAIGTALGWSNWPTVGLAVALAFLFGYAMTLYPLRRAGMAWGTALGLAFASDTLSMTTMELVDNAIMVMVPGAMDAGLPDPLFWGSLVLSLLLAGVAAFPVNRWLIARGKGHALVHGQHCH from the coding sequence ATGGCTCACCACCATTCAGCGACTATCACCGTGCCGCGTCACGCAGAGCCACGAGGTCACGATCACCATACGAACGGGCATGACTGTGTGCAGGCTCACGGCGATCACCGTGGCCGTCATCAGCCTCACGAGCATCAGGAAGCGAACCACCAGGCATCCTCGCTCGATCGAACAGCGCTGATGGCGACCCTGCACTGCTTGAGCGGCTGCACCATCGGCGAAGTGCTCGGGATGGCGATCGGCACGGCGTTGGGCTGGAGTAATTGGCCGACGGTCGGCCTCGCTGTTGCGCTGGCCTTTCTCTTCGGGTATGCCATGACCTTGTACCCGTTGCGGCGGGCGGGTATGGCCTGGGGAACGGCGCTGGGGTTGGCCTTTGCGTCCGATACCCTCTCAATGACGACTATGGAACTGGTGGACAATGCGATCATGGTGATGGTTCCCGGTGCGATGGACGCCGGGTTGCCTGATCCGCTGTTCTGGGGCAGTCTGGTCTTGTCCCTTCTTCTGGCCGGAGTGGCGGCATTTCCCGTCAACCGCTGGTTGATCGCGCGGGGTAAGGGGCATGCGCTGGTGCATGGGCAGCACTGCCACTGA